The following proteins are co-located in the Candidatus Phytoplasma asteris genome:
- a CDS encoding ATP-binding protein translates to MSLNKKIYLSLIGLLSLGLLILLIFGITHSRPPTQNPSLTKQPSSTQQQEIDHQIKLEQAKIQELQQQDRTLKTQIDENVKTLTETITKIKTLQTELTNNPQLPPNTKTQKQQQLTELKNQQQNQQTLVNNLLEQRKALNQNQKEKQEELEKLAQEKAQLQTQENLQQQIFQLNQALNYVEANQKRIEELKTQKEYRKNQTELKNLNDFQLFLTDQKFAFEKQKKNLTIQLNHLKENKPLPHTKKQVTFKDVYGMESEKEELDDLLSYFQTNQSLINFDQVRPKGYLLYGPPGTGKTFLIKALCGEANVHFINLIPSKFRQKYIGEGEKEVDKVWQEAENHDKTIIFIDEIEGLENRNDSNISSGGVNVINTLLDKLDGFNSSNKKIVLMGATNNLHKIDTALRSRFSKEIYIGHLKDHEIEGYLKHIIVPYQISYHTFLALKDITQLCQEKNLSNRDLTTIIEEAYKKTAKWAEQNPQTHEVMLPSDIEEVLNLKLKIKPDHHQVKQRRTACENQYAQWRQGILQYLDKPKDETKIETNFTFDGLNGINYYNRRYSQIQSDLNDIKSQLTKIHQENKISQLEQELVTLNQTPDKYEQTIKDKNQEIIDIKNDLKTLPTQEESLRKELKLVDNRRELQKEPSNLVCYIKDRHPFDRWNKRGLTYDRTTLDGFDSASFDKKDDSQLYLYVKFKKQQHKGPGGNCLIVKYKGPKHFLEDDKDYYLGEAFVHDSDFKLTHFHLHFNPVRKTLSLYQDKHHAISQNNNQK, encoded by the coding sequence ATGTCCTTAAACAAAAAAATTTATTTGAGTTTGATCGGATTATTGAGTTTAGGTTTATTGATTTTATTAATCTTTGGCATCACCCATTCTCGTCCACCAACTCAAAACCCATCATTAACTAAACAACCCTCATCAACACAACAACAAGAGATCGACCACCAAATCAAATTAGAACAAGCCAAAATCCAAGAACTCCAACAACAAGATCGCACCTTAAAAACCCAAATTGATGAAAATGTCAAAACTTTAACTGAAACTATTACCAAAATTAAAACTCTGCAAACCGAATTAACTAATAACCCACAATTACCCCCAAACACGAAAACCCAAAAACAACAACAATTAACAGAACTGAAAAACCAACAACAAAATCAACAAACTTTAGTCAATAATTTATTAGAACAAAGAAAAGCTTTAAACCAAAATCAAAAAGAAAAACAAGAAGAATTAGAAAAATTAGCCCAAGAAAAAGCTCAACTTCAAACCCAAGAAAACCTTCAACAACAAATTTTCCAATTAAACCAAGCCCTTAATTATGTGGAAGCTAATCAAAAAAGAATTGAAGAATTAAAAACGCAAAAAGAATATCGAAAAAATCAAACTGAATTAAAAAATCTAAATGATTTTCAACTGTTCTTAACTGATCAAAAATTCGCTTTTGAAAAACAAAAGAAAAATTTAACTATCCAATTAAATCATTTAAAAGAAAATAAACCTCTTCCTCATACTAAAAAACAAGTGACATTCAAAGATGTTTACGGCATGGAAAGTGAAAAAGAAGAATTAGATGATTTATTAAGTTATTTTCAAACGAACCAATCCTTAATCAACTTCGATCAAGTCCGCCCTAAAGGTTATTTACTTTATGGACCTCCAGGAACAGGAAAAACCTTTTTAATTAAAGCTCTTTGTGGAGAAGCGAACGTGCACTTTATTAACTTAATTCCTTCCAAATTCCGACAAAAATACATTGGCGAAGGGGAAAAAGAAGTTGATAAAGTTTGGCAAGAAGCCGAAAATCATGATAAAACCATTATCTTTATTGATGAAATCGAAGGATTAGAAAATCGTAATGATTCAAACATTTCTTCAGGAGGAGTTAATGTGATTAATACTTTATTAGATAAATTAGATGGTTTTAATAGTAGTAATAAAAAAATTGTCTTAATGGGAGCAACTAATAATCTTCATAAAATTGATACCGCTTTACGCAGTCGTTTCAGTAAAGAAATCTATATCGGTCATTTAAAAGATCATGAAATTGAAGGTTATTTAAAACATATTATTGTTCCTTATCAAATTAGTTATCATACTTTCTTAGCTTTAAAAGATATTACTCAATTATGTCAAGAAAAAAACCTCTCTAATCGTGATTTAACGACCATCATCGAAGAAGCTTACAAAAAAACGGCTAAATGGGCTGAACAAAACCCTCAAACCCACGAAGTTATGTTGCCTTCGGATATTGAAGAAGTCTTAAATTTAAAATTAAAAATAAAACCCGATCACCACCAAGTAAAACAACGCCGAACAGCTTGTGAAAATCAATACGCCCAATGGCGTCAAGGAATCCTTCAATATTTAGATAAACCCAAAGACGAAACTAAAATAGAAACTAATTTTACCTTTGATGGTTTAAACGGAATTAACTATTACAATCGTCGCTATTCTCAAATCCAGTCTGATTTAAATGATATTAAAAGTCAATTAACTAAAATCCACCAAGAAAATAAAATCTCCCAATTAGAACAAGAATTAGTAACTTTAAACCAAACACCTGACAAATATGAACAAACCATTAAAGATAAAAATCAAGAAATTATTGACATTAAAAACGATCTTAAAACTCTTCCAACTCAAGAAGAAAGTTTAAGAAAAGAATTAAAGCTGGTCGATAATCGTCGCGAACTTCAAAAAGAACCCTCTAACTTAGTTTGTTACATCAAAGACCGTCATCCTTTCGACCGTTGGAATAAAAGAGGTTTAACTTACGATCGTACCACTTTAGACGGATTCGATTCCGCTTCTTTCGATAAAAAAGATGACAGTCAATTATATTTATATGTAAAATTTAAAAAACAACAACACAAAGGCCCAGGTGGTAATTGCTTAATCGTTAAATACAAAGGACCTAAACACTTCTTAGAAGACGACAAAGACTATTACCTTGGTGAGGCTTTCGTTCACGATTCCGATTTCAAATTAACCCATTTCCACCTCCACTTTAACCCTGTCCGCAAAACTTTATCCCTTTATCAAGATAAACATCACGCAATATCTCAAAACAATAATCAAAAATAA
- the rpmE gene encoding 50S ribosomal protein L31 → MKANIHPQFETVEVSCATCGKQHPIGTTVTRIKIETCSNCHPFYTGAQTFVVKAGPVDKFNKRYGITQDQKVKTVSSNADNQKETTEELIKNK, encoded by the coding sequence ATGAAAGCAAATATTCACCCTCAATTTGAAACAGTGGAAGTTTCTTGTGCAACTTGTGGCAAACAACACCCAATTGGCACCACAGTTACTAGAATCAAAATAGAAACTTGTTCTAATTGCCACCCTTTTTACACTGGCGCCCAAACTTTTGTAGTTAAAGCAGGGCCAGTTGACAAATTTAACAAACGTTATGGTATTACCCAAGACCAAAAAGTTAAAACAGTTTCTTCAAATGCTGATAACCAAAAAGAAACCACCGAAGAATTGATTAAAAATAAATAA
- a CDS encoding single-stranded DNA-binding protein → MLNKVQLIGNIAHNLEKQYINSNNEQIPKIDFNLAINNKDKVQYIPCVVFRNQAETMSTYLNKGSKIYAEGALSIQKYTTNEGKTRTTSKVIIQNVIFLDNKTK, encoded by the coding sequence ATGTTAAATAAAGTACAATTAATCGGTAATATCGCTCATAACCTAGAAAAACAATATATCAATAGCAACAACGAACAAATACCTAAAATAGATTTCAATTTAGCAATTAACAATAAAGATAAAGTTCAATACATCCCTTGTGTCGTTTTTAGAAATCAAGCTGAAACCATGAGTACATATTTAAATAAAGGTTCAAAAATATATGCAGAAGGCGCATTATCCATCCAAAAATATACCACCAACGAAGGTAAAACGCGAACCACATCCAAAGTAATTATTCAAAATGTCATTTTTTTAGATAACAAAACCAAATAA
- a CDS encoding DUF2963 domain-containing protein, with translation MKKIIKEIIDNNGYKITEESNENNQIIKRTTYNPDGVTIWYITEYDPQTGEIIKETNYNPDGITIDLIIESDPQTGTIIKKTYYNNLNSKKIDFIIEYDPQTGKKIKKTGYHPDGTVKDIINF, from the coding sequence ATGAAAAAAATTATAAAAGAAATTATTGATAATAACGGATACAAAATAACCGAGGAATCTAACGAAAACAACCAAATAATCAAAAGAACCACTTACAACCCAGACGGCGTGACAATTTGGTACATCACTGAATACGATCCTCAAACTGGTGAAATAATCAAAGAAACCAATTACAACCCCGACGGAATAACAATTGATTTAATCATTGAATCCGACCCTCAAACTGGTACAATCATCAAAAAAACCTACTACAACAACCTCAACAGCAAAAAAATTGACTTCATCATTGAATATGACCCACAAACAGGAAAAAAAATCAAAAAAACAGGCTACCACCCCGATGGAACTGTTAAAGATATTATTAACTTTTAA
- a CDS encoding single-stranded DNA-binding protein, protein MLNKVQLIGRISHDLEKQYINSNNEQIPKIDFQLAVNLKNKTQFIPCVVFRTQTENMNKFLHKGSKIYVEGALAIQKYTTNDGENKTTTKVIIQNVIFLDNKPQETLPF, encoded by the coding sequence ATGTTAAACAAAGTCCAATTAATTGGCCGTATAAGCCATGATTTAGAAAAACAATACATTAACAGTAATAATGAACAAATCCCTAAAATTGATTTTCAATTAGCGGTCAACCTCAAAAATAAAACCCAATTCATCCCTTGTGTCGTTTTTAGAACACAAACCGAAAACATGAATAAATTTTTACATAAAGGTTCGAAAATCTATGTCGAAGGCGCTTTGGCTATTCAAAAATACACCACGAATGACGGTGAAAACAAAACGACTACTAAAGTCATTATTCAAAATGTGATCTTTTTAGACAATAAACCTCAAGAAACTTTACCTTTTTAA
- the rpmB gene encoding 50S ribosomal protein L28: protein MSKCYITGKTTLFGNRRSHAMNATKRIWKANLQNVKIVDENGKVQKVKISARALKKLKLQRA, encoded by the coding sequence ATGAGTAAATGTTATATCACTGGAAAAACCACCCTTTTTGGTAATCGTCGTAGCCACGCTATGAACGCAACTAAAAGAATTTGGAAAGCCAACTTACAAAACGTAAAAATTGTTGACGAAAACGGCAAGGTTCAAAAAGTAAAAATCTCTGCTAGGGCACTCAAAAAGCTCAAATTACAAAGAGCCTAA
- a CDS encoding sigma-70 family RNA polymerase sigma factor, with product MLRQKLFKDFLKNKKNLEIRNQLIELHLPLVKKLTYQFKYYPKVLTKEDLYQEGILGLIKALNNYQDLGYDFVTYATPKIKFAISELIRKSHSPSIPQKTTKPNNISFKEEQYKQSNWDKILNPHQLWLKQVKHELLIKKLKTKLSKNEFNVICLNFGISLKNNNKPNQQPLSNHAIAQKLNLKLSQIEDLKDNAIRKLNPNYKNKENKKC from the coding sequence ATGTTAAGACAAAAATTATTTAAAGATTTTTTAAAAAATAAAAAGAATTTAGAAATTCGCAATCAATTAATCGAACTTCATTTACCTTTAGTAAAAAAACTAACTTATCAATTTAAGTATTACCCTAAAGTTTTAACTAAAGAAGATTTATATCAAGAAGGGATTTTAGGATTAATCAAAGCCCTCAATAATTACCAAGATTTAGGCTATGACTTTGTTACTTACGCAACTCCAAAAATAAAATTTGCAATCAGCGAACTAATAAGAAAAAGCCACTCACCTTCAATCCCCCAAAAAACAACCAAACCAAATAATATCAGTTTTAAAGAAGAACAATACAAACAATCTAATTGGGATAAAATCCTTAATCCACATCAATTATGGCTAAAACAAGTAAAACATGAATTATTAATAAAAAAACTAAAAACTAAACTAAGCAAAAATGAATTCAATGTTATTTGTTTAAATTTTGGTATCTCATTAAAAAACAACAACAAACCTAATCAACAACCCCTATCCAATCATGCAATCGCGCAAAAACTTAATTTAAAACTCTCCCAAATTGAAGATTTAAAAGATAATGCAATTAGAAAACTAAACCCAAATTATAAAAATAAGGAGAATAAAAAATGTTAA
- a CDS encoding HU family DNA-binding protein yields MTKKELIKKIAEANKTSISKTEEFYHIFEKTLIEAITTNEEVVLSTQIGKFKLKSRKAYIGRNPKTKKKLKIPAKTVVTFKLSKTIKDQVKTLILK; encoded by the coding sequence ATGACGAAAAAAGAATTAATTAAAAAAATAGCTGAGGCAAACAAAACCTCAATTTCAAAAACAGAAGAATTTTATCATATCTTCGAAAAGACTTTAATCGAAGCAATCACTACTAATGAAGAAGTAGTTTTATCAACACAAATTGGCAAATTTAAATTAAAATCAAGAAAAGCCTACATCGGTAGAAACCCCAAAACAAAGAAAAAACTAAAAATACCCGCCAAAACCGTAGTAACTTTCAAACTTTCTAAAACCATTAAAGACCAAGTGAAAACTTTAATTTTAAAATAA
- a CDS encoding effector protein has protein sequence MVYAGQVYSEIKKTDSSEQLFDSSETKIEFLRSKIDDLSRKRNSILKEINRIEETLSFHLKIRSKKNPNASERNSSFLKFQISFLKEKKSSLKKKLYEINLEQIDLEIQLRKNIYSLKK, from the coding sequence TTGGTTTATGCTGGTCAAGTTTATTCAGAAATTAAAAAAACAGATTCTTCAGAACAATTATTTGATTCTTCAGAAACAAAAATTGAGTTTTTAAGATCTAAAATAGATGATTTATCGCGCAAAAGAAATTCAATATTAAAAGAAATTAATAGAATAGAAGAAACATTATCATTTCATTTAAAAATCAGAAGTAAGAAAAATCCTAACGCTTCAGAAAGAAATTCAAGTTTTTTAAAATTTCAAATATCTTTTTTGAAAGAAAAAAAATCTTCTCTTAAAAAAAAATTATATGAAATAAATTTAGAACAAATAGATTTAGAAATTCAATTAAGAAAAAATATATATTCTCTTAAAAAATAA
- a CDS encoding lambda-exonuclease family protein, with product MRIKNLNQRTKLWYQHRKKYINASEIASITGLDPFRSMEQLVHDKLFGTTFTANQYTLHGQKMEPIARQFFIQKTNLTFEDTIFTDDKVNLFSASLDGYNEQHQAVLEIKCPFVNENKEVSSTWTSFLTNPQLENIPQYYWAQVQCQLYCSQAKFAYFLVYFNNTNYHVVRIYQDDNFINKMIADGKKYLELLHKAKQELSQTTFLKQLSKIKYN from the coding sequence ATGAGAATTAAAAACTTAAATCAACGCACTAAATTATGGTACCAACATCGAAAAAAATACATCAACGCTTCGGAAATCGCTTCCATTACAGGGTTAGACCCCTTTCGTTCCATGGAACAATTAGTTCATGATAAACTCTTTGGCACCACTTTTACCGCTAATCAATATACGCTTCATGGCCAAAAAATGGAACCTATCGCTCGCCAGTTTTTCATACAAAAAACCAATTTAACTTTTGAAGACACCATTTTCACTGATGATAAAGTTAACCTTTTTTCAGCATCTTTAGATGGTTACAATGAACAACATCAAGCTGTTTTAGAAATTAAATGTCCTTTTGTTAATGAAAACAAAGAAGTCTCATCCACTTGGACTAGTTTTTTAACCAATCCTCAACTCGAAAATATCCCTCAATACTACTGGGCCCAAGTTCAATGTCAACTCTATTGTAGTCAAGCTAAATTCGCTTACTTTTTAGTCTATTTCAATAACACTAATTATCATGTAGTGCGAATTTACCAAGACGATAACTTCATTAATAAAATGATTGCAGATGGTAAAAAATATTTAGAATTACTACACAAAGCAAAACAAGAATTATCACAAACAACTTTTTTAAAACAATTAAGCAAAATAAAATACAACTAA
- a CDS encoding thymidine kinase gives MTQKEQGQGFIEVVCGPMFAGKTEALIQRSNQALQLNKKILSFKPQIDDRYSVKEEIVSHNQNTIPAILIDKSKDILPFITPEINVVIIDEAQFLDNDIVAIVDYLANCNIEVIISGLELDFCGKPFGPMPYLLAIADTVTKLTSICAISGKKANRTQRLIDGKPAQSNEPVVLVGGKEYHEPRCRKHHCLADIDKTKINWQNFTNQSK, from the coding sequence ATGACCCAAAAAGAACAAGGGCAAGGGTTTATTGAAGTTGTTTGTGGACCAATGTTTGCAGGCAAAACAGAAGCATTAATTCAACGCAGTAATCAAGCATTACAACTCAACAAAAAAATTTTATCCTTTAAACCGCAAATAGATGACCGTTATTCTGTTAAAGAAGAAATAGTTTCTCACAATCAAAACACTATTCCTGCTATTTTAATTGACAAAAGCAAAGACATTCTCCCGTTTATTACTCCCGAAATTAATGTTGTCATAATAGATGAAGCCCAATTTTTAGATAACGACATTGTCGCTATTGTAGATTATTTAGCTAACTGCAATATTGAAGTTATTATATCAGGTTTAGAACTTGATTTTTGCGGAAAACCATTCGGACCAATGCCTTATTTATTAGCAATTGCAGACACCGTTACTAAATTAACTTCAATTTGTGCTATCAGTGGCAAAAAAGCCAACCGCACTCAAAGATTAATTGACGGCAAACCTGCTCAAAGCAATGAACCTGTTGTTTTGGTAGGCGGAAAAGAATACCACGAACCTCGTTGTCGCAAACACCATTGTTTAGCAGATATTGACAAAACAAAAATTAACTGGCAAAACTTCACCAACCAATCTAAATAA
- a CDS encoding DUF2963 domain-containing protein, with product MKTIIKEFIDDYGIKVVQEFDKITGHIIKATYYKDDEKIIYYRSDKTIDCIIESVKNTSFTFQEVFYQADGKTIDYIESYERDIDKLIKETYYKSDGKTIDYIKEYDGEDSARILLKKTYYYDDGTIKKIINFWNQ from the coding sequence ATGAAAACAATTATTAAAGAATTTATTGATGATTACGGAATTAAAGTCGTTCAAGAATTCGACAAAATCACTGGCCATATAATTAAAGCAACTTATTATAAAGATGATGAAAAAATAATTTATTATCGTTCTGATAAAACTATTGACTGTATAATTGAATCCGTTAAAAATACTAGCTTTACGTTTCAAGAAGTTTTTTATCAAGCTGATGGCAAAACTATTGATTATATAGAAAGTTACGAAAGAGATATTGACAAACTAATCAAAGAGACATATTACAAGTCCGATGGCAAAACTATTGATTATATAAAAGAATATGATGGAGAGGATAGCGCACGCATATTACTCAAAAAGACATATTACTATGATGATGGAACTATTAAAAAAATCATTAACTTTTGGAATCAATAA
- a CDS encoding HU family DNA-binding protein: MTKKELIKKIALSNKTSVTKTEEFYHIFEKTLIEAITNNEEVVLFPKIGKFKLKSRKSYIGRNPKTKKKLKIPAKTVVTFKLSKNIKDQVKTLILK, encoded by the coding sequence ATGACAAAAAAAGAATTAATTAAAAAAATCGCTTTATCCAATAAAACTTCCGTAACTAAAACAGAAGAATTTTATCACATCTTCGAAAAGACTTTAATCGAAGCAATCACCAATAACGAAGAAGTAGTTTTATTTCCTAAAATAGGTAAATTTAAATTAAAATCAAGAAAATCCTACATCGGCAGAAACCCTAAAACAAAGAAAAAACTAAAAATCCCTGCCAAAACTGTAGTCACTTTCAAACTTTCTAAAAACATCAAAGACCAAGTGAAAACTTTAATTTTAAAATAA
- a CDS encoding sigma-70 family RNA polymerase sigma factor: MLRQKLFKYFLKNKKNLEIRDQLIELHLPLVKKISSKFKYYPNFLTRDDLYQEGILGLIKALNNYEDFGYDFIAYANPTIKSEIKELIRKSHSPSVPQKNHKANNLSFREELYETYQKNNLNPHQLWLKQVNHEIFLNKLTKKLSPKAFHIICLSFGITLGNINEDYQRCYTNAEIAEQLHLKVRQIKNIKNIAIKKLKKLYRKEK, encoded by the coding sequence ATGTTAAGACAAAAATTATTTAAATATTTTTTAAAAAATAAAAAGAATTTAGAAATAAGAGATCAATTAATTGAACTTCATTTACCATTAGTAAAAAAAATTAGTTCAAAATTCAAATATTACCCTAATTTTTTAACTAGAGATGATTTATATCAAGAAGGAATTTTAGGATTAATCAAAGCACTAAATAATTACGAAGATTTCGGTTATGACTTTATTGCTTACGCAAATCCAACCATCAAATCGGAAATCAAAGAACTTATTAGGAAAAGTCATTCTCCTTCTGTTCCTCAAAAAAATCATAAAGCTAATAATCTTTCTTTTCGAGAAGAACTTTATGAAACATATCAAAAAAATAATCTAAACCCTCATCAATTATGGTTAAAACAAGTTAATCATGAAATTTTTTTAAATAAACTAACCAAAAAATTAAGTCCAAAGGCATTTCATATTATCTGCTTAAGCTTTGGTATTACTTTAGGAAATATTAATGAAGATTATCAAAGATGTTATACCAACGCCGAAATCGCTGAACAACTTCATTTAAAAGTGAGACAAATCAAAAACATTAAAAACATCGCCATTAAAAAATTAAAAAAATTATATAGAAAAGAGAAATAA
- a CDS encoding nucleoside deaminase: protein MENNNQQHIFFMKEALKEAQKAYLKEEVPIGAVAVLNQKIIARAHNNRNTKKLFFGHAEFLALMKAGKKINSRFLNDVSLYVTLEPCLMCTGAIIQAGIKNLYYGTSMEKSYSFNDMSSIQNMPFMDKLNIQSGLLAQESMQLLQKFFQELRINKNNLLSR from the coding sequence ATGGAAAATAACAACCAACAACATATTTTTTTTATGAAAGAAGCTTTAAAAGAAGCCCAAAAAGCCTACCTCAAAGAAGAAGTCCCCATCGGAGCTGTCGCTGTTTTAAACCAAAAAATAATTGCACGAGCTCACAATAACAGAAACACTAAAAAACTTTTTTTTGGACACGCTGAATTTTTAGCCCTCATGAAAGCAGGCAAAAAGATAAACAGCCGTTTTTTAAATGATGTATCTCTTTATGTCACTTTAGAACCTTGCTTAATGTGTACAGGAGCCATCATACAAGCAGGCATCAAAAACCTTTATTATGGCACAAGCATGGAAAAATCATATTCTTTTAATGATATGTCATCTATCCAAAATATGCCTTTTATGGATAAATTAAATATCCAATCAGGACTTTTAGCTCAAGAAAGCATGCAACTTTTACAAAAATTTTTTCAAGAACTAAGAATCAACAAAAATAATTTACTATCCCGATAA
- the tmk gene encoding dTMP kinase, producing the protein MKLIIFEGLDGSGKTSLIKSVQQELTKQGNEVIVIRGLGSSTIGNSIRETFLTHNTLHNLTRYFLSFANMIQTQEELIKPNLQTNKIILVDRWLGSNFSYRVYPSKIDKNYQIFNKLSKKFIKPDITIYLKINPQLGLERKINQKNHKLDVIETSSLTYFQQVEKGYYEFLKKQNLGTKIILNNMNDKDAKFNQQYIIKKIGEIKNGNNN; encoded by the coding sequence ATGAAATTAATTATATTCGAAGGACTCGACGGGAGCGGAAAAACAAGTCTAATAAAAAGCGTTCAACAAGAATTAACAAAACAAGGTAACGAAGTAATTGTTATTCGCGGATTAGGAAGTTCTACAATCGGAAATTCTATACGTGAAACGTTTTTAACCCACAATACTTTACATAATTTAACTAGATATTTTTTAAGTTTTGCCAACATGATTCAAACCCAAGAAGAGCTCATCAAACCCAACTTACAAACAAATAAAATCATTTTAGTAGATAGATGGTTAGGCTCTAATTTTTCCTATCGCGTATATCCTTCAAAAATTGACAAAAATTACCAAATTTTTAACAAATTAAGTAAAAAATTCATCAAACCTGATATCACTATTTATCTAAAAATTAATCCTCAATTAGGTTTGGAACGAAAAATAAACCAAAAGAATCACAAATTAGATGTGATTGAAACTAGTTCCTTAACTTATTTTCAACAAGTAGAAAAGGGATATTATGAATTTTTGAAAAAACAAAACCTAGGAACTAAAATCATCTTAAATAATATGAATGATAAAGATGCTAAATTTAATCAACAATACATTATCAAAAAAATAGGTGAAATAAAAAATGGCAATAATAATTAA